A window from Telopea speciosissima isolate NSW1024214 ecotype Mountain lineage chromosome 8, Tspe_v1, whole genome shotgun sequence encodes these proteins:
- the LOC122671855 gene encoding nucleolin 1-like isoform X2, translating into MESFGGSSFDGVGSTVKKKRSNTFRRPRPDSQPFLDTHDHSLLSSTPPSDNVSKVSSDENTGYDECSRKKEFNLNQCTRMPSSSRADDETARKKIRKDERTFGKYDRVYGNGSSKGSNDNGRSGLDSKRCSEGVLAPANWKSTNKVKESSELQSRKTESHNSGGVGSDGIGNESKLKKVKLKVGGVTRTIHAKSTSDVAFGGVSSSIKSSRSSDAPRPRQKLILPDNSDDDNSPPPEKASGLQGVSWTNFSRDGFSLGKREDSSKGKMYENSGKQTGKSEPVRKSKRVPKRRVLDDAFDGSDDEEIHYLERLKTSKSAPGYGAEYEDDDDEGSKKQRRILKVSKSRIVDGEYDEDMEEYGSSRSGKDGKKKSRSNRMSEDTDYFEEDEPASDGEPEAKRKKPRKESVDTLMESKKEISLTTRQRALQSGTDVSSGTGASLIEFPNGLPPAPPRKQKDKLSEVEQQLKKAEAAQRRRMQVEKAARESEAEAIRKILGQDSNRKKREDKNKRRRDELAQEKAANAMTSNTVKWVIGPTGTIVTFPKDVGLPSIFDTKPSSYPPPREKCAGPSCSNTYKYRDSKSNLPLCSLHCYKAIHENMQPVASC; encoded by the exons ATGGAAAGCTTTGGTGGCTCTAGTTTTGATGGTGTTGGAAGCACtgtaaagaagaagaggagtaaCACATTCCGGCGTCCTCGGCCTGATTCACAACCTTTTCTAGATACTCATGATCATTCACTATTGTCATCTACACCACCCTCAGACAATGTTAGCAAAGTTTCCAGTGATGAGAACACTGGTTATGATGAATGTTCTCGGAAGAAAGAATTCAATCTAAACCAGTGTACACGGATGCCATCTAGTAGTAGAGCTGATGATGAAACGGCCCGTAAAAAGATTAGGAAGGATGAAAGAACATTTGGAAAATATGATAGAGTTTATGGCAATGGCAGTTCAAAAGGTAGTAATGATAATGGGCGAAGTGGGTTAGATTCCAAACGGTGCAGTGAAGGTGTCCTTGCTCCTGCTAATTGGAAAAGCACAAACAAGGTGAAGGAAAGCTCTGAACTGCAGTCAAGAAAGACA GAGAGTCATAATTCAGGGGGAGTAGGTTCAGATGGAATAGGAAATGAAAGCAAGCTTAAAAAGGTAAAACTCAAGGTAGGTGGAGTTACACGTACAATTCATGCAAAATCAACATCAGATGTTGCCTTTGGTGGTGTGTCTTCTTCTATTAAGTCTTCTCGTTCTTCAGACGCCCCTCGGCCAAGGCAAAAGCTGATTCTTCCG GACAATTCCGACGATGATAACTCCCCTCCTCCGGAGAAGGCAAGCGGATTGCAAGGAGTCTCATGGACAAATTTCTCCAGAGATGGTTTTAGTCTTGGGAAAAGGGAGGATTCTTCCAAAGGCAAAATGTATGAAAACTCTGGGAAGCAAACAGGCAAATCTGAGCCAGTTCGTAAGAGCAAGAGGGTTCCCAAGAGGCGTgttttggatgatgcatttgacggtagtgatgatgaggagatCCACTACCTTGAGCGACTCAAAACTTCCAAGTCTGCCCCAGGTTATGGTGCTGAatatgaagatgatgatgatgaaggaaGCAAGAAGCAGAGAAGAATTTTGAAGGTTTCAAAGAGTAGGATTGTTGACGGTGAATATGATGAGGATATGGAAGAATATGGCTCATCAAGGTCAGGAAAAGATGGTAAGAAAAAATCAAGATCGAATAGGATGTCTGAGGATACAGATTATTTTGAAGAAGACGAACCAGCGTCAGATGGTGAGCCTGAAGCTAAGCGGAAGAAGCCGAGGAAAGAATCTGTCGATACGTTGATGGAAAGCAAGAAGGAAATTTCTCTAACAACACGTCAACGGGCCCTCCAGTCTGGAACAGATGTTTCTTCCGGGACTGGAGCAAGTCTGATCGAGTTTCCAAATGGGCTCCCTCCTGCCCCACCAAGAA AGCAAAAGGACAAGCTCTCTGAAGTGGAGCAGCAACTGAAGAAAGCTGAGGCTGCTCAAAGACGTAGAATGCAAGTAGAAAAGGCTGCTAGAGAATCGGAG GCTGAGGCAATCAGGAAGATTCTAGGCCAGGATTCCAATAGGAAGAAGCGGGAGGACAAGAATAAGCGGCGGCGGGATGAATTGGCACAG GAGAAGGCTGCCAACGCAATGACGTCAAACACTGTCAAATGGGTCATAGGCCCTACTGGGACAATAGTTACATTCCCTAAAGATGTAGGACTACCAAGCATATTTGACACCAAGCCAAGCAG TTACCCCCCTCCGCGTGAGAAGTGTGCTGGGCCGTCATGTAGTAACACTTACAAGTATCGGGATTCCAAGTCAAATCTTCCACTTTGCAGTCTCCATTGCTACAAGGCCATACATGAAAACATGCAGCCTGTAGCTAGTTGTTGA
- the LOC122671855 gene encoding nucleolin 1-like isoform X1, with translation MESFGGSSFDGVGSTVKKKRSNTFRRPRPDSQPFLDTHDHSLLSSTPPSDNVSKVSSDENTGYDECSRKKEFNLNQCTRMPSSSRADDETARKKIRKDERTFGKYDRVYGNGSSKGSNDNGRSGLDSKRCSEGVLAPANWKSTNKVKESSELQSRKTYSHIGSGKSGESHNSGGVGSDGIGNESKLKKVKLKVGGVTRTIHAKSTSDVAFGGVSSSIKSSRSSDAPRPRQKLILPDNSDDDNSPPPEKASGLQGVSWTNFSRDGFSLGKREDSSKGKMYENSGKQTGKSEPVRKSKRVPKRRVLDDAFDGSDDEEIHYLERLKTSKSAPGYGAEYEDDDDEGSKKQRRILKVSKSRIVDGEYDEDMEEYGSSRSGKDGKKKSRSNRMSEDTDYFEEDEPASDGEPEAKRKKPRKESVDTLMESKKEISLTTRQRALQSGTDVSSGTGASLIEFPNGLPPAPPRKQKDKLSEVEQQLKKAEAAQRRRMQVEKAARESEAEAIRKILGQDSNRKKREDKNKRRRDELAQEKAANAMTSNTVKWVIGPTGTIVTFPKDVGLPSIFDTKPSSYPPPREKCAGPSCSNTYKYRDSKSNLPLCSLHCYKAIHENMQPVASC, from the exons ATGGAAAGCTTTGGTGGCTCTAGTTTTGATGGTGTTGGAAGCACtgtaaagaagaagaggagtaaCACATTCCGGCGTCCTCGGCCTGATTCACAACCTTTTCTAGATACTCATGATCATTCACTATTGTCATCTACACCACCCTCAGACAATGTTAGCAAAGTTTCCAGTGATGAGAACACTGGTTATGATGAATGTTCTCGGAAGAAAGAATTCAATCTAAACCAGTGTACACGGATGCCATCTAGTAGTAGAGCTGATGATGAAACGGCCCGTAAAAAGATTAGGAAGGATGAAAGAACATTTGGAAAATATGATAGAGTTTATGGCAATGGCAGTTCAAAAGGTAGTAATGATAATGGGCGAAGTGGGTTAGATTCCAAACGGTGCAGTGAAGGTGTCCTTGCTCCTGCTAATTGGAAAAGCACAAACAAGGTGAAGGAAAGCTCTGAACTGCAGTCAAGAAAGACATATAGTCATATTGGCAGTGGAAAGAGTGGGGAGAGTCATAATTCAGGGGGAGTAGGTTCAGATGGAATAGGAAATGAAAGCAAGCTTAAAAAGGTAAAACTCAAGGTAGGTGGAGTTACACGTACAATTCATGCAAAATCAACATCAGATGTTGCCTTTGGTGGTGTGTCTTCTTCTATTAAGTCTTCTCGTTCTTCAGACGCCCCTCGGCCAAGGCAAAAGCTGATTCTTCCG GACAATTCCGACGATGATAACTCCCCTCCTCCGGAGAAGGCAAGCGGATTGCAAGGAGTCTCATGGACAAATTTCTCCAGAGATGGTTTTAGTCTTGGGAAAAGGGAGGATTCTTCCAAAGGCAAAATGTATGAAAACTCTGGGAAGCAAACAGGCAAATCTGAGCCAGTTCGTAAGAGCAAGAGGGTTCCCAAGAGGCGTgttttggatgatgcatttgacggtagtgatgatgaggagatCCACTACCTTGAGCGACTCAAAACTTCCAAGTCTGCCCCAGGTTATGGTGCTGAatatgaagatgatgatgatgaaggaaGCAAGAAGCAGAGAAGAATTTTGAAGGTTTCAAAGAGTAGGATTGTTGACGGTGAATATGATGAGGATATGGAAGAATATGGCTCATCAAGGTCAGGAAAAGATGGTAAGAAAAAATCAAGATCGAATAGGATGTCTGAGGATACAGATTATTTTGAAGAAGACGAACCAGCGTCAGATGGTGAGCCTGAAGCTAAGCGGAAGAAGCCGAGGAAAGAATCTGTCGATACGTTGATGGAAAGCAAGAAGGAAATTTCTCTAACAACACGTCAACGGGCCCTCCAGTCTGGAACAGATGTTTCTTCCGGGACTGGAGCAAGTCTGATCGAGTTTCCAAATGGGCTCCCTCCTGCCCCACCAAGAA AGCAAAAGGACAAGCTCTCTGAAGTGGAGCAGCAACTGAAGAAAGCTGAGGCTGCTCAAAGACGTAGAATGCAAGTAGAAAAGGCTGCTAGAGAATCGGAG GCTGAGGCAATCAGGAAGATTCTAGGCCAGGATTCCAATAGGAAGAAGCGGGAGGACAAGAATAAGCGGCGGCGGGATGAATTGGCACAG GAGAAGGCTGCCAACGCAATGACGTCAAACACTGTCAAATGGGTCATAGGCCCTACTGGGACAATAGTTACATTCCCTAAAGATGTAGGACTACCAAGCATATTTGACACCAAGCCAAGCAG TTACCCCCCTCCGCGTGAGAAGTGTGCTGGGCCGTCATGTAGTAACACTTACAAGTATCGGGATTCCAAGTCAAATCTTCCACTTTGCAGTCTCCATTGCTACAAGGCCATACATGAAAACATGCAGCCTGTAGCTAGTTGTTGA